A region of bacterium DNA encodes the following proteins:
- the sufB gene encoding Fe-S cluster assembly protein SufB: MPASKEFTLDLDNYDKYGFSVPENNVVKFEKGLSKHVVEEISRYKNEPEWMLNLRLKGLDYFYKKPLPEWGPDLKVVDFEDIHYYIKPSDKVEHDWDAVPKEIRETYDKLGIPEAEKKFLAGVGAQYESEVVYHSLQEQWSKLGVIFLDTDTGLREHPDIFKEYFAKCIPAGDNKLAALNTAVWSGGSFIYVPKGVHVTIPLQAYFRINAKNSGQFERTLIIADEGSNVHYVEGCTAPVYSSDSLHSAVVEIYCKKNSKVRYTTIQNWSKNVYNLVTKRAIAEEGATMEWVDCNIGSKITMKYPSVYLMGRGAKADILSVAYAGSGMHTEAGAKVVHKAPDTTSVVLSKSISRGGGRTSYRGLVEVAKGATNSKSNVSCDALLLDDHSRSDTYPYMNIQEERVELGHEATVSKIGDEQVFYLQSRGISEEEAMTMIVRGFIEPVVKELPMEYALEMNRLIQLQMEGSVG; this comes from the coding sequence ATGCCTGCCTCGAAAGAATTCACGCTGGACCTGGACAACTACGACAAGTACGGCTTCTCAGTTCCTGAGAACAACGTCGTAAAGTTCGAAAAAGGCTTGTCCAAGCACGTCGTAGAGGAAATTTCGCGTTACAAGAACGAGCCTGAGTGGATGCTAAATTTGCGTCTAAAGGGCCTCGACTACTTCTACAAGAAACCACTGCCTGAATGGGGTCCCGACCTCAAAGTTGTTGACTTCGAAGACATTCACTACTACATCAAGCCCTCAGATAAGGTGGAGCACGACTGGGACGCGGTTCCAAAGGAGATTCGTGAAACCTACGACAAACTGGGAATACCTGAGGCCGAGAAGAAGTTCCTTGCCGGTGTAGGCGCGCAATACGAGAGCGAAGTCGTCTATCACTCGCTTCAGGAGCAGTGGAGCAAGCTCGGTGTCATCTTCTTGGATACCGACACCGGTCTTCGCGAGCATCCTGACATTTTCAAAGAGTATTTCGCCAAGTGTATTCCAGCGGGTGACAACAAGCTTGCTGCTCTGAATACTGCGGTGTGGTCAGGCGGAAGTTTCATCTACGTTCCCAAAGGCGTTCACGTTACTATCCCTTTGCAGGCGTACTTTCGAATCAATGCAAAGAACTCCGGTCAATTTGAGCGAACGCTGATCATTGCGGATGAAGGCTCGAACGTCCATTATGTAGAGGGCTGCACTGCACCTGTCTACTCCAGCGACTCGCTGCATTCTGCGGTGGTGGAGATCTATTGCAAAAAGAATTCGAAAGTCCGCTACACGACCATTCAGAACTGGTCGAAGAATGTGTATAATCTTGTGACGAAACGTGCAATCGCCGAGGAAGGCGCGACCATGGAATGGGTGGATTGCAACATCGGATCAAAGATCACGATGAAGTATCCCTCTGTATACTTAATGGGGCGCGGTGCAAAGGCGGACATTCTCTCTGTTGCCTACGCAGGTTCCGGTATGCACACGGAAGCAGGCGCGAAAGTCGTACATAAGGCTCCGGATACGACCTCTGTCGTGTTGTCCAAGTCAATATCACGGGGAGGCGGCCGGACTTCTTATCGCGGTTTGGTGGAAGTTGCAAAAGGCGCAACAAACAGCAAGAGCAATGTCAGTTGTGATGCGCTGCTGTTGGATGATCACAGTCGCAGCGACACCTATCCTTACATGAATATTCAGGAAGAACGAGTAGAATTAGGCCACGAAGCAACCGTTTCTAAGATTGGGGACGAGCAAGTATTCTACCTGCAGAGT